ATACCTACATTTTTGGCATACAGAGAACTTCCTGTTATTCTAAAAGCATATAAAGAGCTAAAAACAAAACCAGATGCTTTTATAGTTGATGGAATGGGTATAATACATCCAAGGAAGATGGGGATTGCTTCTCACTTTGGGGTTATCACAGACACCGTGTCTATAGGATGTGGAAAATCAAAGCTGACAGGGGAGTTTGAACAGCCTGAAAACAGAAAGTTTGCCTATAAACCTGTTTATGTGGATGGTGAGATAAGAGGTTATGTTCTCAGAACAAGAAAAAACGCAAACCCTGTTTTTGTCTCCCCCGGAAATAACATCAGCGTAGAAAGTTCTCTTAAAGTTGTTATCAGGTCAGTAAAAGATTACAAACTTCCTGAACCAACAAGACTTGCACATCTTAATCTCCAGAGATACAGAAAAAAACTTATATAAAAACAGAAGCCTGTCTGCCGATCCTTTATCTCTTACTTTCCTCTTTCACAACATCAACAAGGAATTTAACCTTTTCCACTTCCATATCAGGCATAAGTCCGTGTCCCAGATTGAATATATGACCTGTATCTTTTCCCCATTTTTTCAGTATGTTAACAGCTTTTTCTCTGATCATCTTTTTATCTGCATAAAGGACAATAGGATCAAGATTACCCTGAGCTGCGGCTTTTCCTTTAAGCTTTTCTTTTACAACCGATATATCTATCATCCAGTCAACACCGTAAACATCAGCCCCCGAACTGATCATATCATCAAAAAATCCTGCAACACCTTTTGTAAAATGTATAACAGGCTGGTAATCCCTTTTTAAACCTCTGATGATCTTTTTGATTGGAGGAAGTGCAAACTCTGTGTAATCTTCCGGAGAAAGATACCCTCCCCAGCTGTCAAATATCTGAACAGCATCTGCCCCTGACTCAATCTGGAAGTTAAGATAATCAATAAGCATGTCAGCAAGTCTGTCCAAAAGATCTTTAAAGGCGTCAGGGTAGTTGTACATAAAAGTTTTAGCTTTTTTAAAATCCCTTGATGTTCTTCCTTCTATCATATAGGCAGCAAGAGTAAAAGGAGCACCGCAAAAACCTATTGTAGGTATCTCCCTATCTAAAGCCCTGTTTACCCCTTTTATTATCTCACCAACGTAATAAACATCATTTTTATCAAACTTCTTCAGTCTCAAAATATCATCAGGCTCTTTAATAGGATTGAAAAAAACAGGACCTTCCCCTTCCCTGAACTCAAACTTCATTCCTATAGACTCAAGAGGGGTAAGAATATCAGAAAATATTATTGAGGCATCTACACCAAGAATTTTTCTTGGAAGGATTGTAGCCTCAACAGAAAGCTCAACATTCTTATAAAAAGCAACAAATCCACCTGCTTTTTTCCTCAAAGCCCTATATTCAGGCATATATCTTCCTGCCTGTCTCATAAGCCATATCGGTGTTCTTTCTACAGGTTGTCTGTGACATGCTCTGAGAAAAAGATCATTTTTTAAATCTTTCATAATTCCTCCCTTTTTTGAAAAATTATACCAGTTTAGGAAAAACAATTTTATAATAAATATCTAATTGAACTTAAGTCTCAAATTCAAATATACGAAGAATTATAAAAATATGATTTAGAACATAAAACCATTGATTTAAAGTTGTTAAAAATACAATGATGATATAGTATATTAAAAAAGAGATTACATTAACTAACATACGGAGGTTAGACAGATGAAGAAGCTTATGGCAACTGCAGTTTTAGGTCTTGCGGTCACTGTTTCAGGTGCAATGGCTGCAGATGGGGGAGCTCTTTTCAAATCTAAAGGGTGTGGAGCTTGCCACCAGGCTAACGTGAAAACAGTTGGACCATCTCTTAAAGAGATCGCACAGGCTTACAAAGGAAAAGAAGGAGAGCTTATCAAGTTTCTTAAAGGTGAAGCAAAACCTATAGTTGACCCAGCTAAATTTGGAATTATGAAACCTCAGCTCAATGCAACAAAAAATATGTCTGACGAAGAACTCAAAGCAATGGCTGAATTCATTTTAAATCACTAACATTTAGCCCCCTTTGGGGGCTTTTAAAATGAGGTTCTTAAAAACAGCAATAACTTCTCTCCTGCTTGTAAATTCAGTCATTGCTGTTGAAGGAAAAGAACTATTTTACAGATATAACTGTTCTTCCTGCCACGCTCCTGACAGAAGAGTTGTGGGACCATCATTCCTTGAGATATCTAAGAGATACGGTCAGAGCGAAAAGGCTGTTGAAACGGTTGCAAAACTGATTATAAAACCAAAACCTGAAAACTGGCCGGGGATGGCTTATATGCCTCCATACGACATTCCTTATGATGAGGCAAAAGCTTTAGCAAAATATGTGTTAATAGAATCTATAAAAAACCTGTCTGAACAGAAAAAAACTGAAGATAGTATAGAAGACATTCTTGATGATGACGCCCAGTTTCACTGAGTATACTTTCTGTATTTTTCCCTGTGTTTTTCTGCATTTACTTCCTGATTTTTCTTAACAAACCATAGACTCAATCCAACAAGAAGTATAACTCCTGCTATTATAACCAGTCCTTCAACAAATCCGTCAGCATTGCAGAATACACCAAAAGCCGAATAAGGATCGCATTTCTCAAGAGGTTTATTTAAAATCTCCTGTGAAACAGAATGATCCATCTCTTTCACCTTTTTTAGAAAATGATTATATTCTAAATATAGCATATTTAAGGAGGAAAAATTGAGGTTTGTTTTTGTCGTTTTATTTTTATTTTTCTCTTTTTCTCATGGCTTTGAGATAAAATGGAGATCAACTCCTGATCAGTATCAGGGAATAAAACTTAAACTCCAGTGCGGTGATCTGAAAGTGTACGAAAAAAAGGACAGTTTTAACGGCTTCAGCCCTGATACTGTATATTACTATTTTTATCTTGATAGGCTTTACAAAGTAAGCCTGAAATATAAATCTTTTTACAGATTTGTTCAGGATCAGAAAAAGATAACAGGGAAAGAAAGATTTTCAGCAGTTGATATATTAATCTATAAAAAGGGTGATACTGTGATCAAAATAATCCACACCCCATTTAAAAATGTTATTCAGTTTATATATATGCTCTACTACCCGAGAATTGATCTGATAGAAAAATGCAACTAAATACCCAGAATTTTTATAACTACCCTTTTGGGTCTCTGCCCATCGTATTCTGCATAAAAAATCTCCTGCCATGGACCAAGATCAAGCTTTCCTTCTGTGACAGGTAAAATAACCTGAAGATGTGTCAGCAGATTTTTCAGATGGGCGTCACCGTTGTCTTCACCTGTAAGATGGTGTTTATAATCAGGTTTAAACGGTGCTAATCTTTCAAGCCACTGCCATATGTCCTGATGAAGACCTTCCTCATCATCCTGAACAAAAACAGATGCTGTCAGATGCATGGCAGAAACAAGGCAAAGCCCTTCCTTTATCCCTGATTTTTTAACAGCTTCCTGAACTTTATCTGTTATTTTTATAAACTCTTTTCTATTTTTTGTGTTAAACCACAGATACTCTGTGTATGCCTTTGTCATTTCTTACCCCTTGTTTTTTTTGATAGTTTAACATAGGATAGACTTAAAACACAGAAGGGGAAAATCTTGAAGCCTAAGGTCAAAAGTTTTTTAACTGAAGATGTTACAAAAATGAAAGCTATGCTGAGAATGTTAAATCTTCATACTGTATGTGAGGAGGCTTCCTGTCCTAATATTGGAGACTGCTTCGGCAGAAAAACAGCCACATTTATGATAATGGGAGATAGATGCACAAGAAAATGTTCTTACTGTAATGTTT
This portion of the Persephonella sp. genome encodes:
- a CDS encoding endonuclease V, translated to IPTFLAYRELPVILKAYKELKTKPDAFIVDGMGIIHPRKMGIASHFGVITDTVSIGCGKSKLTGEFEQPENRKFAYKPVYVDGEIRGYVLRTRKNANPVFVSPGNNISVESSLKVVIRSVKDYKLPEPTRLAHLNLQRYRKKLI
- the hemE gene encoding uroporphyrinogen decarboxylase, which produces MKDLKNDLFLRACHRQPVERTPIWLMRQAGRYMPEYRALRKKAGGFVAFYKNVELSVEATILPRKILGVDASIIFSDILTPLESIGMKFEFREGEGPVFFNPIKEPDDILRLKKFDKNDVYYVGEIIKGVNRALDREIPTIGFCGAPFTLAAYMIEGRTSRDFKKAKTFMYNYPDAFKDLLDRLADMLIDYLNFQIESGADAVQIFDSWGGYLSPEDYTEFALPPIKKIIRGLKRDYQPVIHFTKGVAGFFDDMISSGADVYGVDWMIDISVVKEKLKGKAAAQGNLDPIVLYADKKMIREKAVNILKKWGKDTGHIFNLGHGLMPDMEVEKVKFLVDVVKEESKR
- a CDS encoding c-type cytochrome, which gives rise to MKKLMATAVLGLAVTVSGAMAADGGALFKSKGCGACHQANVKTVGPSLKEIAQAYKGKEGELIKFLKGEAKPIVDPAKFGIMKPQLNATKNMSDEELKAMAEFILNH
- a CDS encoding c-type cytochrome gives rise to the protein MRFLKTAITSLLLVNSVIAVEGKELFYRYNCSSCHAPDRRVVGPSFLEISKRYGQSEKAVETVAKLIIKPKPENWPGMAYMPPYDIPYDEAKALAKYVLIESIKNLSEQKKTEDSIEDILDDDAQFH
- a CDS encoding secondary thiamine-phosphate synthase enzyme YjbQ, with translation MTKAYTEYLWFNTKNRKEFIKITDKVQEAVKKSGIKEGLCLVSAMHLTASVFVQDDEEGLHQDIWQWLERLAPFKPDYKHHLTGEDNGDAHLKNLLTHLQVILPVTEGKLDLGPWQEIFYAEYDGQRPKRVVIKILGI